The following proteins come from a genomic window of Chloroflexota bacterium:
- a CDS encoding ester cyclase, whose translation MSTEQNKALVRQMVEETFNRGNMSRIDEFLAPDFVEREELPPGIPRDREGVKQLTTMLRSAFPDFKATIDDIVAEGDKVVIRQTWTGTHKGEFMGVPPTGKRVSFGVIDIIRIAGGKFVEHWGQMDSMGMMQQLGAIPTPGASGS comes from the coding sequence ATGTCAACAGAACAGAACAAAGCGTTAGTCCGTCAAATGGTGGAGGAAACCTTCAACCGGGGAAACATGAGTCGGATCGACGAGTTCTTGGCACCCGACTTCGTTGAACGCGAAGAACTCCCACCCGGAATACCGCGTGATCGTGAGGGCGTCAAACAGTTGACTACCATGTTGCGCAGCGCCTTCCCAGACTTCAAAGCCACGATAGACGATATTGTCGCCGAAGGCGACAAGGTGGTAATCCGTCAGACCTGGACCGGCACCCATAAGGGCGAGTTTATGGGCGTTCCGCCGACCGGCAAGCGCGTATCCTTTGGAGTGATCGACATCATCCGCATTGCTGGGGGCAAGTTTGTGGAACATTGGGGCCAGATGGATAGCATGGGTATGATGCAGCAACTTGGCGCTATCCCCACGCCCGGAGCAAGCGGAAGTTAG
- a CDS encoding VOC family protein, whose amino-acid sequence MLKLNSIMIGTEQPKVLAAFYDKVLGKPADMVDETNGFWGWQLESGFFSVLEHSAMGGNAKDPGRVMFNFETPQVKEEFARIKALGGVVIKEPYEMGGAWIATLADLDGNYFQLVSPM is encoded by the coding sequence ATGTTGAAACTAAATTCCATCATGATCGGAACGGAACAACCCAAAGTGTTAGCTGCCTTCTATGATAAGGTTCTAGGAAAGCCAGCGGATATGGTTGATGAGACGAATGGTTTTTGGGGATGGCAATTGGAAAGTGGGTTCTTTTCCGTATTAGAGCATTCCGCCATGGGGGGTAATGCAAAAGATCCTGGACGCGTGATGTTCAACTTTGAAACCCCGCAGGTCAAAGAGGAGTTTGCAAGAATTAAAGCCCTCGGCGGCGTGGTCATAAAAGAGCCCTATGAAATGGGAGGCGCCTGGATTGCGACGCTAGCCGATCTGGATGGAAACTATTTTCAATTAGTAAGCCCGATGTGA